In bacterium, the sequence GGCGTAGTCGGCGACGAACACCGACCCGGCGTTGCGGAACTCGCGGGTCATCTCCTCCACGATCTGTATTTTCTCGGCAGTTGGCATTGTTCGCCTCTCGTACGGTCAATCGGAACGGCGGCGCCGGTCCGCGGAATGGATTAGCTCTGCGCTTCCGTCGTCAGCTTGCTGTGATCCACGCGGATGCCGGGGCCCATGGTCGTCGAGAGCGCGATGCGCTTGACGTACTGCCCCTTGGCGGCCGCCGGACGCGCCTTCATCACCGCGTCGATGAGAACCTTGGCGTTCTCCACCAGCTTCGGCACCGCGAAGGAGGACTTGCCTACCACCGAGTGCACATTGCCGGCGCGGTCGACACGGTACTCGACTTTGCCCGCCTTCAGATCGCTGACGGCCTTGGCGATGTCCATGGTGACGCTGCCGGTCTTCGGCGAGGGCATCAGTCCGCGCGGGCCAAGCACCTTGCCGAGCCGTCCGACCAGACCCATGGTGTCCGGCGTGGCGACGATGGCGTCGAAGTCCAGCCAGCCGCCCTGAATCTTTTCGACCATATCCTCGGCCCCGACGAAGTCGGCGCCGGCGGCGCGGGCTTCGGCTTCCTTCTCGCCCTTGGCGATCGCCAGCACGCGCACGGTCTTGCCGGTGCCGTGCGGGAGGACCACCGAGCCGCGGACCATCTGGTCGGCGTGCTTGGGGTCGACACCCAGCCGCATGGCGAGGTCGACGGTCTCGTCGAACTTGGCGTGCTTCAACTGCACCGCCAACGCCACGGCCTCCTCGAGGGTGTAGGCCTTCTGGCTGTCGACTTTGCTTTTGGCGGCGCGGTGTTTCTTGCCCTGTTTCATCGTCTCATCACTTTCCAAAAAGGTGGCGTACGGCCGTCCCACCTATACCACGTCGATGCCCATGCTGCGGGCGGTTCCGGCAACCATGCTCGCCGCGGCGTCGAGACTGGCGGCGTTCAGGTCGGGCATCTTCAACTTGGCGATCTCACGCACCTGATCCATCGTGACGCGCGCCACCTTGACACGGTTGGGCTCGCCCGAGGCCTTTTCAATCTTGGCGGCCTTCTTGAGCAGAATGGCCGCCGGCGGCGTCTTGGTGATAAAGGAGATCGACTTGTCCTTGAAGATCGTGATCTCCACCGGGATGATCATCCCGGCTTCCTTCTGCGTCCGGGCGTTGAACGCCTTGCAGAACTCCATGATGTTGACGCCGTGCTGACCGAGCGCGGGTCCGACCGGCGGGGCCGGCGTGGCCTGGCCCGCGGGGATCTGCAGTTTTACAAACCCGGTGACTTGCTTTTTGGGTGCCGCCATACTGTCCTCTCAACAACCGCCGCGCCTAACCGGGCACGACCTGCAGGAAATCCAACTCCACCGGCGTGGGCCGCCCGAAAATCGACACCATCACCTTGATCTTCTTGCGCTCCATGTTGACTTCGGAGACAAACCCCGAGAAATCCGCAAACGGTCCGTCGGTCACCTTGACCGCATCGCCGACTTTGTAGGGCACCTCGGTGATTTCCTTCTCCCGGCTGGTGTCCATCTGGCCGAGCACATGCTGGACCTCTTCGGCCCGCAGGGGCACCGGCTTGCCGGCGGCGCCGACGAAGTTGGTGATGCCCGGGGTGCTGGTCACCAGATGCTGGGTCTCTTTGGTCAGATGCAGCTCGATGAGAATGTAGCCGGGCAGAAACTTCTTCATCGACGAAGAGCGTTTCCCCTGGCGCATCTCGACCACTTCCTGCGTCGGCACCACGACCCGTCCGAGATACTCCTCCATCCCCGCATTCGCAAACGCGCTCTGCAGGTACTTCATCGCCTTCTTCTCATGGCCCGAATAGGTGTGGGCCACATACCAGTGCAGTTCCGGGCTCATCCGATTCCCAACAGCACCGAGACGCCCTGGGCCAGCAGGAGGTCGACGCCGAAGATAAAGAAGCCCACGACCGCGGAGACGAAGACGACCACGATGGTCGACCCGACCACTTCGTCGCGGCTGGGCCAGGTGACCTTGCCCAACTCGGCGACGGTTTCGTTCCAGTATGTTTTGATCTTCTCGATCATCGCGTCATTTCCTCATCTCACCAGCAGGCCTGGAGGGACTCGAACCCCCAACCCCCGGTTTTGGAGACCGGTGCTCTAGCCACTTGAGCTACAGGCCTGTCGAACCTTGCAGGCCTTGCGTTGCGCGAGCGACCTACTCCAGAATCTCGGCCACCACGCCCGACCCGACGGTGCGTCCGCCTTCGCGAATCGCAAAGCGCAGGCCCTTTTCCATGGCAATCGGGGCGATCAGTTCGCCCTCGATGGTCACGCGGTCGCCCGGCATCACCATTTCCGTGCCGGGCGGCAGCTTGGCCACGCCGGTCACGTCGGTCGTGCGGAAATAAAACTGGGGACGATAGCCGTTGAAGAACGGCGTGTGACGGCCGCCCTCTTCCTTGGTCAGAATGTAGACTTCGCCCTTGAACTTCGTGTGCGGCGTGATCGAACCCGGCTTCGCCAGCACCATGCCGCGCTCGAGCTCGTCTTTGTCGATGCCGCGCAGCAGCAGACCGGCGTTGTCGCCCGCCTGGGCCTCGTCGAGCGTCTTGCGGAACATCTCGACGCCGGTGACCACGCATTTGCGGGTTTCCTTTAGTCCAACGCGCTCGACTTCCTCGCCGACCCTGACGGTGCCGCGCTCGACGCGACCGGTGCCCACCGTGCCGCGTCCGGTGATCGAGAAGACGTCCTCGATCGGCATCAGGAACGGCTTGTCGGTCTGGCGCTCGGGGACCGGAATGTAGCTGTCGACCGCCTTCATCAGGTCATAAATGCACTGGTAGGCGGGAGACTCCTTGGCGCCGCTGACGCCGGCTTCCATCGCTTTGAGGGCGGAGCCGCGCACGATCGGAATTTCGTCGCCGGGGAATTCGTACTTCTTCAGCAGGTCGCGGACCTCCAGCTCGACCAAGTCGAGCAGCTCCGGATCGTCAACCATGTCGACCTTGTTGAGGAAGACGACGATGTAGGGCACGCCCACCTGGCGGGCCAGGAGGATGTGCTCGCGGGTCTGCGGCATGGGACCGTCGGCCGCCGACACAACCAGAATCGCGCCGTCCATCTGCGCGGCGCCGGTGATCATGTTCTTGACGTAGTCGGCGTGGCCCGGGCAGTCGACGTGGGCGTAGTGGCGGTTTTCAGTTTCGTATTCGACGTGCGCCGTGGCGATCGTGATGCCGCGCTCCTTTTCTTCGGGCGCGTTGTCGATCGAGTCAAAAGTGCGCACCTGCGCCATGCCGCGCAACGCCATCACCATGGTGATGGCCGCGGTCAGCGTGGTCTTCCCGTGGTCGATGTGACCAATCGTGCCCACGTTCACGTGGGGCTTTTTGCGTTCAAACTTCGCCTTCCCCATTGCCGAAGGTCTCCCTCCTCAAACAAAGATGTCGTGTGCCCGATCCGACGTCGCATCCCGACGTGCGACGCGACGCCTTCGGACACGGGCTCTGATTAACTTCAGACTCCAACGGTGATCACAGGGAACACCGAATTAACAGCCCACGACCGGGATTGAACCGGTGACCTCGTCCTTACCAAGGACGTGCTCTACCAACTGAGCTACATGGGCGCTCAAACAACGCAAAGCGCAAACTCGGACGTCACACCCAAAAACCCACAAACGGCTTTTGGGCACAAACGCCCAAGCAATAAGCTAGGCATTATAGGAAAAGTGATACGGGAGTCAAGGAAAAATCTTTGCTGGCGACAGCCATCCGTTTTCGAGCCGGGCAGTTAGCGAATTGATTTCGGCCAACCGCCCCCGCCGATAGGCCCGCCAGACCCCTGCTCGCCACGCTGAACGCCGGCATAGCCCGGGGTCATAGATCACTTCCCCGATCCAGATTCCCACCAGACAGGAATCGCTATCGACTTCCCAGGCAGAACCGGGCGCAAAGGTCCAGACATCGACCGGATGTCTACGCGATAAGCGTATGTGATACAATCTGTTATCACAATCGTACTCGACGCGCGGCACGGCGGTCTGTATTGGATAATCCAAAAAGCGATGTCGTTGCAATTCATTGACTTGCGGGAAAGAAAGCTCAACGGACCGAACCTTTACCGACTGCACGTCGAGCTCGACCATGACCGGACACCCGGAGGCATCAAGGTCGATCCGCAGCGACCCCGCATCTATAAATGAGGCATAGCGGTCATGCGGGACAACATGGTACTCGAGAACCTGATCGCTGGGATCAAAGAATGCCTGCCCGCAACGCAACCCATTGTGCCACAGCGGCCTGATGCGCAGGCGCGATCGTGTGGTCAGCCAAGCGCCCTGATGGGCAGGTGAGGTATGGATCAGTTGATCAAGCATGCTTATCTCATCTGGTCCAAGCGGTTACGCGCGGGTTTGGCCTCCAGCGACTTGGGGAATTCATTGACCACACGCTCGTACATGCGTCGTGACTGGCGCATTTCGCCCAGCTCTTCGTAGCAACGTCCCAATTTGTACAGCGCGGTGGGCAGCCGCTCGGAGCTGGGATAGTTCTCGACCAGGGCGGTGAATTCGGCCACCGCCGAATCGTAATAGTGACGGACATCGTCGCCGCCGCCGGTGCCGGCCAGTGAGTAGAAGCATTCCCCGATCCAATAGTGCGCGTCGGGAGCGTATTCGGATTCCCCGTAATAACTCAAAAGGTCGCGCAGTTGCCCGATGGCCAATTCGTAGTTG encodes:
- the nusG gene encoding transcription termination/antitermination protein NusG — translated: MSPELHWYVAHTYSGHEKKAMKYLQSAFANAGMEEYLGRVVVPTQEVVEMRQGKRSSSMKKFLPGYILIELHLTKETQHLVTSTPGITNFVGAAGKPVPLRAEEVQHVLGQMDTSREKEITEVPYKVGDAVKVTDGPFADFSGFVSEVNMERKKIKVMVSIFGRPTPVELDFLQVVPG
- the rplA gene encoding 50S ribosomal protein L1 translates to MKQGKKHRAAKSKVDSQKAYTLEEAVALAVQLKHAKFDETVDLAMRLGVDPKHADQMVRGSVVLPHGTGKTVRVLAIAKGEKEAEARAAGADFVGAEDMVEKIQGGWLDFDAIVATPDTMGLVGRLGKVLGPRGLMPSPKTGSVTMDIAKAVSDLKAGKVEYRVDRAGNVHSVVGKSSFAVPKLVENAKVLIDAVMKARPAAAKGQYVKRIALSTTMGPGIRVDHSKLTTEAQS
- the secE gene encoding preprotein translocase subunit SecE, which translates into the protein MIEKIKTYWNETVAELGKVTWPSRDEVVGSTIVVVFVSAVVGFFIFGVDLLLAQGVSVLLGIG
- the tuf gene encoding elongation factor Tu, whose translation is MGKAKFERKKPHVNVGTIGHIDHGKTTLTAAITMVMALRGMAQVRTFDSIDNAPEEKERGITIATAHVEYETENRHYAHVDCPGHADYVKNMITGAAQMDGAILVVSAADGPMPQTREHILLARQVGVPYIVVFLNKVDMVDDPELLDLVELEVRDLLKKYEFPGDEIPIVRGSALKAMEAGVSGAKESPAYQCIYDLMKAVDSYIPVPERQTDKPFLMPIEDVFSITGRGTVGTGRVERGTVRVGEEVERVGLKETRKCVVTGVEMFRKTLDEAQAGDNAGLLLRGIDKDELERGMVLAKPGSITPHTKFKGEVYILTKEEGGRHTPFFNGYRPQFYFRTTDVTGVAKLPPGTEMVMPGDRVTIEGELIAPIAMEKGLRFAIREGGRTVGSGVVAEILE
- the rplK gene encoding 50S ribosomal protein L11; this translates as MAAPKKQVTGFVKLQIPAGQATPAPPVGPALGQHGVNIMEFCKAFNARTQKEAGMIIPVEITIFKDKSISFITKTPPAAILLKKAAKIEKASGEPNRVKVARVTMDQVREIAKLKMPDLNAASLDAAASMVAGTARSMGIDVV